One part of the Ziziphus jujuba cultivar Dongzao chromosome 2, ASM3175591v1 genome encodes these proteins:
- the LOC107418440 gene encoding pentatricopeptide repeat-containing protein At5g06540-like, which yields MNSFTVSNISCMRVADQLPPQIAIIREKLSEILKNARLGGYIANTMQVSFDLIEEEEEQVVACHSEKLAIAFGLMSTEPGTPIWIAQNLRTCDDCHSALKAIYKVYKRELTVQDRSRFHTFKDGICLCNDYGSREFFHCKQSSLHANAVVNFIISPISF from the coding sequence ATGAATTCTTTCACTGTAAGCAATATAAGTTGCATGCGAGTTGCTGATCAATTGCCTCCTCAGATTGCAATAATTCGAGAAAAGTTGAGTGAAATTCTGAAGAATGCTAGGCTAGGGGGCTATATTGCTAATACAATGCAAGTTtcatttgatttgattgaggaagaggaagagcaAGTGGTTGCTTGTCATAGTGAGAAGTTAGCTATTGCTTTTGGGTTGATGAGTACTGAGCCTGGTACTCCGATTTGGATAGCGCAAAATCTTAGGACATGTGATGATTGTCATTCAGCTTTGAAGGCCATCTACAAAGTTTATAAGAGAGAATTGACAGTCCAAGATCGTTCTCGTTTCCACACTTTTAAAGATGGAATCTGCTTGTGCAATGATTATGGTAGCCGTGAATTCTTTCACTGTAAGCAATCTTCGTTGCATGCGAATGCTGTGGTCAACTTCATAATCTCTCCTATTTCCTTTTGA